A genomic region of Aureimonas populi contains the following coding sequences:
- a CDS encoding D-alanyl-D-alanine carboxypeptidase family protein, with product MRTAIMRFSLSRGRLKPFGGLLLALLLAGCQTSDVFTARGVGGLSAPQRSEIVIGPAEIRGRSALVIDASTGRVLLEEDADGIRFPASLTKLMTLYLLFEAVEAGRLSLDDQLLVSADAASRPPAKLGVPAGSTMSVRDAIIALAVRSANDVAAVVAENLAGSEERFAQVMTARARALGMSRTRFVNASGLPDERQVSTARDMARLAATIRTRFPRFQSFFEMREFTYAGRRYLATNKLLGDVPGVDGMKTGYIRDAGFHLVATVQDARRPMIVVVMGGATGAERDRRVKELIDRYR from the coding sequence GTGCGGACGGCGATCATGCGATTTTCCCTGTCGAGGGGCCGGCTCAAGCCGTTCGGGGGCCTGCTTCTCGCCCTCCTGCTCGCCGGCTGCCAGACGAGCGACGTTTTCACTGCCCGGGGCGTCGGCGGCCTGTCGGCGCCGCAACGCTCCGAGATCGTCATCGGCCCGGCCGAGATCCGCGGCCGCTCCGCGCTGGTGATCGACGCCTCGACCGGGCGGGTGCTTCTGGAGGAGGATGCCGACGGCATCCGCTTCCCCGCCTCGCTCACCAAGCTGATGACGCTCTATCTCCTGTTCGAGGCGGTGGAGGCGGGCCGGCTCTCGCTCGACGACCAGTTGCTCGTCTCCGCCGATGCCGCCTCGCGCCCGCCGGCCAAGCTCGGCGTGCCGGCCGGCTCGACGATGAGCGTGCGCGACGCCATCATCGCGCTCGCGGTGCGCTCGGCCAACGATGTGGCCGCCGTCGTGGCCGAGAACCTGGCCGGTTCGGAAGAGCGGTTCGCGCAGGTGATGACGGCGCGGGCGCGGGCGCTCGGCATGAGCCGCACCCGCTTCGTCAACGCCTCGGGCCTGCCGGACGAGCGCCAGGTCTCCACGGCCCGCGACATGGCGCGGCTGGCCGCGACCATCCGCACGCGCTTCCCCCGCTTCCAGTCCTTTTTCGAGATGCGCGAGTTCACCTATGCCGGGCGCCGCTACCTGGCCACCAACAAGCTCCTGGGGGACGTGCCCGGCGTCGACGGCATGAAGACCGGCTATATCCGGGATGCGGGCTTCCACCTCGTGGCGACCGTGCAGGACGCGCGCCGGCCCATGATCGTGGTGGTGATGGGCGGGGCGACGGGCGCCGAGCGCGACCGGCGCGTGAAGGAACTGATCGACCGCTATCGCTGA
- a CDS encoding TonB-dependent siderophore receptor has protein sequence MSPFSRLLLSTTAFIGLSAASAFAQGVVELDTVVVEGSGGAPAGSAAAAAIAGTGPVEGYVARQTTTGSKTTAPLIEVPQSISVITRDQIEDRAVKTVDQALNYSAGVFAQPFGTDNRFIAPIIRGFAASNNIFLDSFRFGRDFGALAFEQYGLERVEVVRGPASVLYGNAAPGGIVNLVTKRPTFTEFGEVGLSYGTNDRLEGTFDMGGVANEMISYRLTGLARGSKAQQDTLDDDRLYLAPSVTIAPDEDTSLTILSRLQYDKAGSPFGLPQAGTLDDNPFGIVPIDRYLGEPGFDDSDSLFGSLGYEFRHRFADDWEFRQNAQAVALDFDYQNLYFSSLGADMRTVNRGASIQTEDYKQYGIDNQIEGNFTTGVLEHDLLMGLDYRYISNRRTALFDFSVEQTDLFDPVYGQAITVDPGSSFSNINATSSQAGLYAQDQIRYGNAILSLGLRHDWAEIDYRADSGEDQSDDAFTGRAGLSYLFDNGIAPYVSYSTSFDPQIGTTTAGETFRPSEGEQFEVGVKFQPQGYDSFITLSAFDLTRTNVSGNTAQLVDGELRSVTTQTGQVNSRGLEIEAVASLAQGLNLIGSYSYTDAEIEQGVDTVVAGVVTATTTGNTAAQAPEHLASLWLDYAFQPGTTLEGLSLGGGARYIGSRFGNDANTIDLPSVTLFDAAIRYEKDAFKAALNVNNIADERYVASCNFGCFYGEGRSVIASVGYKW, from the coding sequence ATGTCTCCCTTTTCGCGGCTTCTTCTTTCCACCACTGCCTTTATCGGCCTGTCCGCCGCATCCGCCTTCGCGCAAGGGGTGGTGGAGCTCGATACGGTTGTCGTGGAGGGCAGCGGCGGAGCGCCGGCCGGCAGCGCGGCGGCCGCCGCCATCGCGGGCACGGGGCCCGTCGAGGGCTATGTTGCACGCCAGACCACGACCGGCTCGAAGACCACCGCGCCGCTGATCGAGGTGCCGCAGTCCATCTCCGTCATCACGCGGGACCAGATCGAGGACCGCGCCGTCAAGACCGTCGATCAGGCACTGAACTACTCGGCCGGCGTGTTCGCCCAGCCCTTCGGCACCGACAACCGCTTCATCGCGCCGATCATCCGAGGCTTCGCGGCCAGCAACAACATCTTCCTCGACAGTTTTCGCTTCGGCCGCGATTTCGGCGCGCTCGCCTTCGAGCAATACGGGCTGGAGCGCGTGGAGGTGGTGCGCGGGCCGGCCTCGGTGCTCTACGGCAACGCGGCTCCTGGCGGCATCGTCAACCTCGTCACCAAGCGCCCGACCTTCACCGAGTTCGGGGAGGTGGGGCTGTCCTACGGCACGAACGACCGCCTGGAAGGCACGTTCGACATGGGCGGCGTGGCCAACGAGATGATCTCCTACCGGCTGACGGGGCTCGCGCGCGGCAGCAAGGCGCAGCAGGACACGCTGGACGACGACCGCCTGTATCTGGCGCCGAGCGTGACCATCGCTCCGGACGAGGACACGTCGCTGACGATCCTCTCGCGCCTCCAGTACGACAAGGCCGGCTCGCCCTTCGGCCTGCCGCAGGCCGGCACGCTGGACGACAATCCCTTCGGCATCGTGCCGATCGACCGTTATCTCGGCGAACCGGGCTTCGATGATTCCGACAGCCTCTTCGGCTCGCTCGGCTACGAGTTCCGCCACCGCTTCGCCGACGATTGGGAGTTCCGGCAGAACGCCCAGGCCGTCGCGCTCGATTTCGACTACCAGAACCTGTATTTCTCCTCGCTCGGCGCCGATATGCGCACCGTCAACCGGGGTGCCTCGATCCAGACCGAGGATTACAAGCAGTACGGCATCGACAACCAGATCGAGGGCAATTTCACCACGGGCGTGCTGGAGCACGACCTGCTCATGGGCCTCGACTACCGCTACATCTCCAACCGGCGCACCGCGCTGTTCGATTTCTCGGTGGAGCAGACGGACCTTTTCGACCCGGTCTATGGGCAGGCCATTACCGTCGATCCGGGCTCGTCCTTCAGCAATATCAATGCGACCAGCTCGCAGGCGGGCCTCTACGCGCAGGACCAGATTCGCTACGGCAACGCGATCCTGAGCCTTGGCCTGCGCCACGACTGGGCCGAGATCGACTACCGCGCCGACAGCGGCGAGGATCAGAGCGACGATGCCTTCACCGGGCGCGCGGGGCTTAGCTATCTCTTCGACAACGGCATCGCGCCCTATGTGAGCTACTCCACCTCCTTCGATCCGCAGATCGGCACCACGACGGCCGGCGAGACCTTCCGGCCGAGCGAGGGGGAGCAGTTCGAGGTGGGCGTGAAGTTCCAGCCGCAGGGCTATGACAGCTTCATCACGCTCAGCGCCTTCGATCTCACGCGCACCAATGTAAGCGGCAACACGGCGCAGCTCGTGGACGGCGAGCTGCGCTCCGTCACCACGCAGACCGGCCAGGTCAATTCGCGCGGGCTGGAGATCGAGGCGGTGGCGAGCCTTGCGCAGGGGCTGAACCTCATCGGCAGCTATTCCTACACGGATGCCGAGATCGAGCAGGGCGTGGATACGGTCGTGGCCGGCGTCGTCACCGCCACCACCACGGGCAACACGGCGGCGCAGGCGCCCGAGCATCTGGCGAGCCTGTGGCTCGACTACGCCTTCCAGCCCGGCACGACCCTCGAGGGCCTCTCGCTCGGTGGCGGCGCGCGCTATATCGGCAGCCGCTTCGGCAACGATGCCAACACGATCGACCTGCCCTCCGTCACGTTGTTCGACGCGGCGATCCGCTACGAGAAGGACGCCTTCAAGGCGGCGCTGAACGTGAACAACATCGCGGACGAGCGCTATGTGGCGAGCTGCAATTTCGGCTGCTTCTATGGCGAGGGCCGGTCGGTGATCGCCAGCGTCGGCTACAAGTGGTAG
- the gpmI gene encoding 2,3-bisphosphoglycerate-independent phosphoglycerate mutase: MRHKPTMLVILDGWGWREDAADNAVLQARTPHFDRLWNGFPHAFLTAHGEAVGLPEGQMGNSEVGHLNIGAGRIVMQELPRIDKAARGGELAERVRASGLIEAVGGKTCHIIGLMSPGGVHAHQDHAVALARILTRAGVAVKLHAFTDGRDTAPDAARKDVARLEAALPAGARIATVCGRFYAMDRDKRWERVSRAYAALVDAQGARFDSAEAVLEAASAAGTTDEFVEPAVIGEYAGFEDGDAILVTNFRADRIRELLDAMLEPGFEGFERRQAALSAAVGMVSYSVTLDRHMKALFEPQTLEHGLSQTASEAGLRQVHLAETEKYPHVTYFLNGGSETPWPGESWVTVPSPRVATYDLQPQMSAPELGAKVREAVAGGADLVVVNFANPDMVGHTGSLPAAIAAVEAVDRELGPIADAVLERGGALLVTADHGNCEMMRDPETGGPHTAHTLNPVPVIVAGAGNVALSNGILADIAPTILELAGVGQPAEMTGRSLIGRG, from the coding sequence ATGCGCCACAAGCCCACCATGCTGGTCATCCTCGACGGTTGGGGCTGGCGCGAGGACGCCGCCGACAACGCCGTCCTCCAGGCGAGGACGCCCCATTTCGACCGGCTGTGGAACGGCTTCCCCCATGCCTTCCTCACCGCGCACGGCGAGGCGGTGGGCCTGCCAGAGGGGCAGATGGGCAATTCGGAGGTGGGGCACCTGAATATCGGCGCGGGCCGGATCGTGATGCAGGAACTGCCGCGCATCGACAAGGCGGCCAGGGGCGGCGAGCTGGCCGAGCGGGTGCGCGCGAGCGGCCTGATCGAGGCCGTCGGCGGCAAGACCTGCCATATCATCGGGCTGATGTCGCCGGGCGGTGTCCACGCCCATCAGGACCATGCCGTGGCGCTGGCGCGAATTCTGACGCGGGCCGGCGTGGCGGTGAAGCTGCACGCCTTCACGGACGGTCGCGACACCGCGCCGGACGCCGCGCGAAAGGACGTGGCGCGGCTGGAAGCGGCCCTGCCCGCCGGGGCCCGCATCGCCACGGTCTGCGGGCGCTTCTACGCCATGGACCGTGACAAGCGCTGGGAGCGCGTCTCGCGCGCCTATGCCGCGCTGGTGGACGCGCAAGGCGCCCGGTTCGACAGCGCGGAGGCGGTGCTGGAGGCGGCGAGCGCGGCCGGCACGACAGACGAGTTCGTCGAGCCGGCCGTCATCGGCGAGTATGCCGGCTTCGAGGACGGGGACGCGATCCTCGTCACCAATTTCCGCGCCGACCGCATCCGCGAGTTGCTCGACGCGATGCTGGAGCCGGGCTTCGAGGGCTTCGAGCGCCGGCAAGCCGCGCTGTCGGCGGCCGTGGGCATGGTCTCCTATTCCGTGACGCTCGACCGGCACATGAAGGCGCTGTTCGAGCCGCAGACGCTGGAGCACGGGCTCAGCCAGACCGCCTCCGAGGCCGGCCTGCGCCAGGTGCACCTGGCCGAGACGGAGAAGTATCCGCACGTCACCTACTTCCTCAACGGCGGCAGCGAGACGCCGTGGCCGGGCGAAAGCTGGGTGACGGTGCCCTCGCCGCGCGTGGCGACCTACGATCTCCAGCCGCAGATGTCGGCGCCCGAGCTGGGGGCCAAGGTGCGCGAGGCGGTGGCAGGCGGCGCGGACCTCGTCGTCGTCAATTTCGCCAATCCGGACATGGTCGGCCACACCGGCAGCCTGCCGGCCGCCATCGCCGCCGTGGAGGCCGTGGACCGCGAACTCGGCCCCATCGCCGATGCCGTGCTGGAACGGGGCGGCGCGCTTCTCGTGACCGCCGACCACGGCAATTGCGAGATGATGCGCGACCCCGAGACCGGCGGCCCCCACACCGCCCATACGCTGAACCCGGTGCCGGTCATCGTGGCGGGCGCCGGGAACGTGGCGCTCTCCAACGGCATCCTCGCCGACATCGCCCCCACGATCCTGGAACTGGCGGGCGTCGGGCAGCCGGCCGAGATGACCGGCCGCTCGCTGATCGGGCGGGGCTAG
- a CDS encoding phosphoketolase family protein: MTETASEHALSLLDRYWRAANYLSVGQIYLLDNPLLKRPLEEVDVKPRLLGHWGTTPGLNFVYAHLNRVIRERDAQVLYVCGPGHGGPGMVANTWLEGTYSETYPEIAQDAEGMRKLFRQFSFPGGVPSHVAPETPGSIHEGGELGYALVHAFGAAFDNPELVVACVVGDGEAETGPLAASWHSNKFLNPARDGAVLPILHLNGYKIAGPTILSRMERPELEQLLRGYGYDPIFVEGAEPMPMHREMASAMDRAFDTIAAIRQEARGGGPLSRPAWPMIVLRSPKGWTGPAEVDGKKVEDFWRSHQVPVSNARGDADHRAILEEWMRSYDPADLFEEDGRLKAELAALAPQGERRMGAIPQGNGGLLRQELKRPDPAEFAVEVPHPGEAIGEATRVLGRYLKGVMALNEAERNFLVFGPDETASNRLDALFELTDRRWLDRTESYDVSLGPDGRVFEALSEHLCQGWLEGYLLTGRHGFFSCYEAFIHIVDSMFNQHAKWLKVSRELEWRKPVSSLNYLLTSHVWQQDHNGFSHQDPGFVDHVANKKADVVRVYFPPDANTLLCVGHHVLGTWDRINVIVAGKAPAPQWLTMEEAKAHCEAGIGAFHFAGNVAEGEEPDLVVACAGDVPTLEAVAAVDILRRGLPGLKVRLVNVVDLMALDTPAHHPHGLADEAFDALFTTDKPVIFAYHGYAPLIHRLTYKRTNHHNIHVHGYREEGTTTTPFDMVVLNEVDRFHLAIAAIDRLPQLGAEGARLREGLTAKLAEHSAYIREHGRDMPEIRDWSWPYETAARAGQD, translated from the coding sequence ATGACCGAGACTGCATCCGAACACGCCCTCAGCCTGCTGGACCGCTATTGGCGCGCCGCCAACTACCTCTCCGTCGGCCAGATCTACCTACTCGACAATCCGCTTCTGAAACGGCCGCTGGAAGAGGTGGACGTGAAGCCTCGCCTGCTCGGCCACTGGGGCACCACGCCGGGGCTGAATTTCGTCTACGCCCATCTCAACCGCGTCATCCGGGAGCGCGACGCGCAGGTGCTCTATGTCTGCGGACCCGGCCATGGCGGGCCGGGCATGGTGGCCAACACATGGCTGGAAGGCACCTACAGCGAAACCTATCCCGAGATCGCGCAGGACGCGGAGGGGATGCGCAAGCTCTTCCGGCAGTTCTCCTTTCCCGGCGGGGTGCCGAGCCATGTGGCGCCCGAGACGCCGGGCTCGATCCACGAGGGCGGGGAGCTCGGCTATGCGCTCGTCCACGCCTTCGGGGCGGCCTTCGACAATCCCGAGCTCGTCGTGGCCTGCGTCGTGGGCGACGGCGAGGCGGAGACGGGGCCGCTGGCCGCCTCCTGGCATTCCAACAAGTTCCTGAACCCGGCGCGCGACGGCGCCGTCCTGCCCATCCTGCATCTTAACGGCTACAAGATCGCCGGCCCGACCATCCTCTCGCGCATGGAGCGGCCGGAGCTGGAGCAGCTCCTGCGCGGCTACGGCTACGACCCGATCTTCGTGGAGGGCGCCGAGCCCATGCCGATGCATCGGGAAATGGCGAGCGCGATGGACCGGGCCTTCGATACGATCGCGGCGATCCGCCAGGAGGCGCGCGGGGGTGGGCCGCTTTCGCGCCCCGCCTGGCCCATGATCGTGCTGCGCAGCCCCAAGGGCTGGACCGGCCCGGCCGAGGTGGACGGCAAGAAGGTGGAGGATTTCTGGCGCTCGCACCAGGTGCCGGTCTCCAACGCGCGCGGCGACGCGGACCATCGCGCCATCCTCGAGGAGTGGATGCGCTCCTACGACCCGGCCGACCTGTTCGAGGAGGACGGCCGGCTGAAGGCCGAGCTGGCCGCGCTGGCGCCGCAAGGCGAGCGCCGCATGGGCGCGATCCCGCAGGGCAATGGCGGGCTTCTGCGCCAGGAGCTGAAGCGGCCGGACCCGGCCGAGTTCGCGGTGGAGGTGCCCCATCCGGGCGAGGCCATCGGGGAGGCGACGCGCGTTCTGGGCCGTTATCTCAAGGGCGTGATGGCGCTGAACGAGGCGGAGCGCAACTTCCTCGTCTTCGGCCCGGACGAGACGGCCTCCAACCGCCTCGACGCGCTGTTCGAGCTGACCGACCGGCGCTGGCTGGACCGGACGGAATCCTACGATGTCTCTCTCGGGCCGGACGGGCGCGTCTTCGAGGCGCTGAGCGAGCATCTGTGCCAGGGCTGGCTGGAGGGCTACCTCCTCACCGGCCGGCACGGCTTCTTCTCCTGCTACGAGGCCTTCATCCACATCGTGGATTCCATGTTCAACCAGCACGCCAAATGGCTGAAGGTCTCGCGCGAGCTGGAGTGGCGCAAGCCCGTATCCTCGCTCAATTATCTGCTGACGAGCCATGTCTGGCAGCAGGACCACAACGGCTTCAGCCACCAGGACCCCGGCTTCGTGGACCATGTGGCGAACAAGAAGGCGGATGTGGTGCGCGTCTACTTCCCGCCGGACGCCAACACGCTCCTGTGCGTCGGGCACCACGTGCTGGGCACCTGGGACCGCATCAACGTGATCGTCGCCGGCAAGGCGCCGGCGCCGCAATGGCTGACGATGGAGGAGGCGAAGGCCCATTGCGAGGCCGGGATCGGCGCCTTCCACTTCGCCGGCAATGTCGCCGAGGGGGAGGAGCCCGACCTCGTGGTAGCCTGCGCGGGTGACGTGCCGACGCTGGAAGCGGTGGCGGCGGTGGATATCCTGCGCCGCGGCCTGCCGGGGCTGAAGGTGCGCCTCGTCAACGTGGTGGACCTGATGGCGCTGGATACGCCGGCGCACCATCCGCACGGCCTGGCGGACGAGGCGTTCGACGCGCTGTTCACCACCGACAAGCCGGTGATCTTCGCCTATCACGGCTATGCGCCGCTCATCCACCGGCTCACCTACAAGCGGACGAACCACCACAACATCCACGTCCATGGCTATCGGGAGGAGGGCACCACGACCACGCCCTTCGACATGGTGGTGCTGAACGAGGTGGACCGCTTCCACCTCGCCATCGCCGCCATCGACCGCCTGCCGCAGCTCGGGGCCGAGGGTGCGCGGCTGCGAGAGGGGCTGACGGCCAAGCTGGCGGAGCACAGCGCCTATATCCGCGAGCACGGCCGCGACATGCCCGAAATCCGCGACTGGAGCTGGCCCTACGAGACGGCGGCGCGGGCGGGGCAGGACTGA
- a CDS encoding NUDIX hydrolase has product MARSGAKKRKDVERQVAALPVRLSPGGGLEVLLVTSRETRRWVIPKGNPIKGLKRFEAAAVEAEEEAGVHGKIMPDPYRRFDYWKRRRDRFQFCRVDVFLLLVREEEDDWKERGQRHRAWTSPRQAFDLVLEPGLQSIFAELARDGHVAELLASDEAARRRPEAQARLSAETGNA; this is encoded by the coding sequence ATGGCGCGCAGCGGGGCGAAGAAGCGGAAGGATGTGGAGCGGCAGGTCGCGGCGCTTCCCGTCCGCCTTTCGCCGGGCGGCGGGCTGGAGGTGCTGCTCGTGACCTCCCGCGAGACGCGCCGCTGGGTCATTCCGAAGGGCAACCCCATCAAGGGGCTGAAACGCTTCGAGGCCGCCGCCGTGGAGGCGGAGGAAGAGGCGGGGGTTCACGGCAAGATCATGCCGGACCCCTATCGCCGTTTCGACTACTGGAAAAGGCGGCGCGACCGCTTCCAGTTCTGCCGGGTCGATGTCTTCCTGCTCCTCGTCCGCGAAGAGGAGGACGACTGGAAGGAGCGCGGCCAGCGCCACCGCGCCTGGACGAGCCCGCGCCAGGCCTTCGACCTGGTGCTGGAGCCCGGGCTCCAGTCCATCTTCGCGGAACTGGCCCGGGACGGGCACGTGGCCGAGCTGCTGGCGAGCGACGAGGCGGCCCGCCGCCGCCCGGAGGCGCAGGCCCGGTTGAGCGCCGAGACCGGCAACGCCTGA
- a CDS encoding D-alanyl-D-alanine carboxypeptidase family protein — translation MTIRTGWPTNSFARAAFLAAACLWAGGAGAQGFVTTAPTAILKDFATGTVLFEKDADEQIPPASLVKLMTVAVIFGEIEAGRLSLDDEFHVSEYAWRTGGASSGGSTMFLPLNSQVSVDELIKGIIIQSGNDATIVAAEGIAGSVEAFAAMMNRKGAELGLTGSTFANPHGLPDPDQRVTMRDLTVLAEHIIRDYPQYYPLFSETEFTFNGITQRSRNPLLALGADGLKTGHTSEAGFGLVASAQENGRRIVLGMSGMQTAGERAEEARKMMTYGLRSFQTVTLLEAGASPASAEVLGGVEPSVELTAAESVEVLASRGTEGEFEIVAADLTPLTAPVAQGQPAGIARVTRGGETVIEVPLVAARAVEQAPFLQRSWDMARGYAREAGRAAYAYVSGLIW, via the coding sequence ATGACGATACGCACGGGATGGCCGACGAACTCCTTCGCACGTGCGGCGTTTCTCGCGGCGGCCTGCCTCTGGGCGGGCGGCGCCGGCGCCCAGGGCTTCGTCACGACCGCGCCGACGGCGATCCTGAAGGACTTCGCCACCGGCACCGTTCTGTTCGAAAAGGACGCGGACGAGCAGATTCCCCCCGCCAGCCTCGTCAAGCTGATGACCGTCGCCGTCATATTCGGCGAGATCGAGGCCGGGCGCCTGAGCCTCGACGACGAGTTCCATGTCTCCGAATATGCCTGGCGCACGGGCGGGGCCTCCTCGGGCGGCTCCACCATGTTCCTGCCGCTCAACTCGCAGGTGTCGGTCGACGAGCTGATCAAGGGCATCATCATCCAGTCGGGCAACGACGCGACCATCGTGGCGGCCGAGGGCATCGCCGGATCGGTGGAGGCCTTCGCGGCGATGATGAACCGCAAGGGCGCCGAGCTGGGCCTCACCGGCTCCACTTTCGCCAACCCCCACGGCCTGCCGGACCCCGACCAGCGCGTGACGATGCGCGACCTGACGGTGCTGGCCGAGCATATCATCCGCGACTACCCGCAATATTACCCGCTCTTCAGCGAAACCGAGTTCACCTTCAACGGCATCACCCAGCGAAGCCGCAACCCGCTGCTGGCGCTGGGAGCGGATGGGCTGAAGACGGGCCACACCTCGGAGGCGGGCTTCGGGCTGGTGGCTTCGGCGCAGGAGAACGGCCGGCGCATCGTCCTGGGCATGAGCGGGATGCAGACGGCCGGCGAGCGCGCCGAGGAGGCGCGCAAGATGATGACCTACGGGCTGCGCAGCTTCCAGACCGTGACGCTGCTGGAAGCCGGCGCCAGCCCGGCCAGCGCCGAAGTGCTGGGCGGCGTCGAGCCGAGCGTGGAGCTGACGGCGGCGGAAAGCGTGGAGGTGCTGGCCTCGCGCGGCACGGAGGGCGAATTCGAGATCGTCGCCGCCGACCTCACCCCCCTCACCGCCCCGGTCGCGCAGGGGCAGCCGGCCGGCATCGCGCGCGTGACGCGCGGCGGCGAAACGGTGATCGAGGTGCCGCTGGTGGCCGCGCGCGCCGTGGAGCAGGCGCCCTTCCTGCAACGGAGCTGGGACATGGCGCGGGGCTACGCGCGCGAGGCGGGGCGCGCGGCCTATGCCTATGTCTCGGGGCTGATCTGGTAG
- the ribA gene encoding GTP cyclohydrolase II RibA: protein MNRIERVEASPSEAPVETLFGQPSAVRVERAAAELRAGRPVLVENGGEAIAVLAPDAATPQTFRAFAEAADGRHSLYLSPARAGALGLVTSQGALVPLGGSSPAEARALANSPAASLPAGSAAAPALATGASELARLALLLPGVMVAPLDPRTRHLFGNCARVSLGDLAEARSRAAGAFEIVARTPVPLKGIEAAEFVVFRGGLAQRDQLAIVVGAPDGSRPVPVRVHSSCLTGDLFGSLKCDCGDQLRLGLKTLQEKGGGVLLYLDQEGRGTGIASKMQAYRLQCDGLDTVDADSQLGFGLDERRYEAAVAMLLALGYRTVDLLTNNPLKIALLRQGGIEVVGRTPVMGEVTPENRDYLRTKAERAGHLLDIGEPPART from the coding sequence TTGAACCGGATCGAGAGAGTGGAGGCTTCGCCCAGCGAAGCGCCGGTCGAGACCCTCTTCGGCCAGCCCTCGGCTGTGCGCGTGGAGCGCGCGGCGGCGGAACTGCGCGCCGGGCGCCCGGTGCTGGTGGAGAACGGGGGCGAGGCCATCGCTGTCCTTGCGCCCGACGCCGCCACGCCGCAGACTTTCCGCGCCTTTGCCGAGGCGGCGGATGGGCGCCATTCGCTTTATCTCTCTCCGGCACGGGCCGGGGCCTTGGGGCTTGTCACCTCGCAGGGCGCGCTCGTGCCGCTCGGCGGATCGAGCCCGGCCGAGGCGAGGGCGCTCGCCAATTCCCCCGCCGCCTCCCTGCCGGCCGGGTCGGCCGCCGCGCCCGCCCTGGCGACGGGGGCTTCGGAGCTGGCGCGGCTCGCCCTGCTGCTGCCGGGCGTGATGGTGGCCCCCCTCGACCCGCGCACGCGGCACCTGTTCGGCAATTGTGCGCGTGTGTCCCTCGGCGACCTTGCGGAGGCCCGCTCGCGGGCGGCCGGGGCGTTCGAGATCGTGGCGCGCACGCCGGTGCCGCTGAAAGGCATCGAGGCGGCCGAGTTCGTGGTCTTTCGCGGCGGCCTTGCGCAACGCGACCAGCTCGCCATCGTCGTCGGCGCGCCGGACGGCTCACGGCCCGTGCCGGTGCGGGTGCACTCGTCGTGCCTCACCGGCGATCTGTTCGGCTCGCTGAAATGTGATTGCGGCGACCAGCTTCGCCTGGGCCTGAAGACCTTGCAGGAGAAGGGCGGGGGGGTCCTGCTCTATCTCGACCAAGAGGGCCGTGGAACCGGCATCGCCTCCAAGATGCAGGCCTACCGTCTTCAGTGCGACGGGCTGGACACGGTGGATGCCGATTCGCAACTCGGCTTCGGCCTGGACGAGCGCCGCTACGAGGCGGCAGTGGCGATGCTGCTGGCGCTCGGCTACCGGACGGTCGATCTGCTGACCAACAATCCGCTCAAGATCGCGCTCCTGCGCCAGGGCGGCATCGAAGTCGTCGGCCGGACGCCCGTGATGGGGGAAGTCACGCCCGAGAACCGTGACTATCTGCGCACCAAGGCCGAACGCGCCGGCCACCTCCTCGACATCGGCGAGCCGCCCGCGCGCACTTGA
- a CDS encoding Crp/Fnr family transcriptional regulator, translating to MAATIIAKLTALHPLPEEDKALLKSVVGAGRLLPASSDVVREGDRSQVVHVIIEGQAYRYKLLPDGRRQIIGYLVPGDFCDLFGFLLKRMDHSIAARTPCRVAHLTEEDILVLQKRPMLARALWWSSLVDGAILREWLVNVGRRTADKRVAHILCELLMRLQVVGHAGPNSFRLSLSQTELADTVGLTTVSVNRAFQRLRQTGLISQTSRDITIPDVSALMDYAEFDATYLHFREPNDTRPDDRSANRDETTARAGPET from the coding sequence ATGGCGGCGACGATCATCGCCAAGCTTACGGCGCTGCACCCCCTGCCGGAGGAGGACAAGGCACTGCTCAAGTCGGTCGTCGGGGCCGGCCGTCTCCTGCCCGCCTCCAGCGACGTGGTTCGGGAGGGCGACCGTTCGCAGGTGGTGCATGTGATCATCGAGGGGCAGGCCTACCGCTACAAGTTGTTGCCGGACGGCAGGCGGCAGATCATCGGCTATCTGGTGCCGGGCGATTTCTGCGACCTGTTCGGCTTTCTCCTGAAGCGGATGGACCACTCCATCGCCGCGCGCACGCCTTGCCGCGTGGCGCATCTGACCGAGGAGGACATTCTCGTCCTGCAAAAGCGGCCGATGCTGGCGCGTGCCTTGTGGTGGTCGTCGCTGGTGGACGGGGCGATCCTGCGCGAATGGCTGGTCAATGTCGGGCGGCGCACCGCCGACAAGCGCGTTGCGCACATCCTCTGCGAGCTTCTGATGCGCCTTCAGGTGGTGGGCCATGCGGGGCCGAACTCGTTCCGGCTCTCGCTCTCGCAGACCGAGCTGGCCGATACGGTGGGCCTGACGACGGTTTCGGTGAACCGCGCGTTCCAGCGGCTGCGCCAAACGGGATTGATCTCCCAGACGAGCCGGGACATTACCATTCCCGACGTTTCGGCGCTGATGGATTATGCCGAATTCGACGCGACCTATCTTCACTTCAGGGAGCCGAACGACACGCGGCCCGACGACCGATCTGCCAACCGGGACGAGACCACCGCGCGAGCCGGCCCTGAAACCTGA
- a CDS encoding DUF2934 domain-containing protein, whose protein sequence is MANVDNSEKIRDRAYFLWEKAGRPCGREHEFWAQAAQEIEGDVEAEREAQRESRIVAR, encoded by the coding sequence ATGGCGAACGTCGATAATTCGGAGAAAATCAGGGACCGGGCCTATTTCCTCTGGGAAAAAGCCGGGCGACCCTGCGGCCGGGAGCACGAATTCTGGGCCCAGGCGGCCCAAGAGATCGAGGGCGACGTGGAGGCCGAGCGGGAGGCGCAGCGCGAAAGCCGCATCGTCGCGCGCTGA